A stretch of DNA from Oncorhynchus nerka isolate Pitt River linkage group LG22, Oner_Uvic_2.0, whole genome shotgun sequence:
GCCTTTGCAAATGAATGATGCTACTCCAACACGAAAATCCTAAAAGGATATGACCTGTGTCCCTAACTGAAGGAGACCTCGTTTTGAGGACTACCTGCGTTGCATTAGTGCGTGGCGCTACCTCCCCTTTGTGCGTGGTGTGATGCTCGTCGCTGGTACGTGCTCTGCCTGCAAGACAGGAATCCGCTCATTGTCTGTATGCATGACATCGCTGCTGAGCCGAAGCACAGCCACAGCCAGATCcacctaggagagagagggaggggagtccGACAGACAGACCTGTGGCGATCAGCTGGCTGGATGTGTGTTATTCGTGCAGTGGTGTCCTTACCAGCTCCATGAAAGGTATGGCTGTAACCTTGCGATTAACGCACGAATTTGCACACACTTGACACGCAGCCTACAATCTATGTGCATACACCTGTGAGCTTCAGTGGGCTGTATTTGTAAAGCGTAATGATGTATTACATTGTATAGTGGAGTCTGAAGCTAAATAATTCCTCTGCGATGTGGAGCCTGGTTATTCTGCACTAGCAGCAATCTATTCTGGATGAGATGAGTCATGTTGTCTAAACCTCGATTGGCGGGATTATTTTTCTAACATTAGGAATACATGGTTTACTGTGAATTATTTTTTAGCATATAGTAAATTGTTTAGTAGCAATAGTTCTACAGGTTAATAAATAGCACATTTTACGAGAAGATATTTCAAAGTCACCAAAGGACATATTGTGACATGCTAGTGCCGTTCAAAAATGTTGAAtgtgtagattatactgtatttCACTAAATATGTCATATGTTAGATAATTTAATATAGTATGATCTCTATATGATAAGATTACAAAATATGGTGACATATTTTGAGAATTCTTTTTTTTATAACCTGAAAGCAACCTATAGCCTACTATACTAATTTAATGTCATGTTGTAGTTGGTAGTCTAATAGGTTAATATAATTTTAATATGAATTAGACAACATATTATCTCATTTGGCTGGttagacatacagtacatcaacTACATATATTAGATTCCACCCTGATGTATCTCATTTGATTGCATCTACAATTTGCAGGCAGTTTGACAATTTAATATAACCAATTAATGTCCCCAAGCTTTGCATCATCATAATGTGTTTCCAGTATTAAAATGTCCAGACCACCAAAGAAGGAACAATCAGCATCCCAAACTAATAACACTCTGCAATGAATGTCTCCACTGTGACTGTGCTTGGCCTAACAAGCTGTTGCTGCATCCTGCAGAGTAAAAGGGAGGAATTCCTTCTTGATAGGCTAGGGAGCCAGGCAGCTGGGTGGATAGATGTTACCAAGGGTACTTCCTCTCTTCTGGTCAGAGAGCAAGCAAACCGCAGTTGACACAGTTGGAGGCAATGTACTACACAGTGAATATTCAGTGTACTTGTATTCTTATAATGTAAAGTTATAGCCAGACACCATCGATCTCTATGCTCAAATCAAGTACTGTACATAACTAACTGACCATATTCCACCATCCTAGAACCTGAGACATCCTCCTAAAGGACAGGAGAGGTCTGGAGCCTAAGGATGGACACCATCTCCATGCTGGGCAGCGGCTGCAGCAGCCCGGCTTACACCGACACAGcccaccctaccaccccctccctgttcctccccaATGGGGTAAGGAAGAATGGCCCCAGGGACCCTCCTCCCCACGGCCCCCTCCCCAAGCCTGTCGTAGCCATCCTGGGCTCGGGTGACTTCTCCAAGTGCCTGACCATCCGTCTGCTCCGCTGTGGCTTCCACGTGGTGGTGGGGAGCCGCCAACCCAAACGGGCCGCTGAGTTCTTCCCTCATGTTGTTGATGTGACCCACCATGAAGACGCTGTGGGTAAAGCTTCTGTGGTTTTCCTCGCTATCCGCAGGGAGCATTATTCTGTTCTCTGGGACCTCAAGCATCTGCTGGcagggaaggtgtgtgtgtttgtgtgtgtgtgtcaggggatTGGGTTGTGAGCAAAAAGACACATttccattcttcttcttcttctaaggTTCTGGTGGACGTGAGCAACAACCGGCGTGTGAACCAGTACCCTGAGTCCAACGCTGAGTACCTGGCCTCCCTGCTCCCAGACTCTACAGTTGTGAAGGGCTTTAATGTCATATCTGCCTGGGCTATGCAGTCTGGACCCAAAGATGCCAGCAGGCAGGTAAGATGGAAGAAgaggtctgtgtcccaaatggctccctgtgtcccatagggctctgctcaaaagtagtgaagtatttagggaaaagggtgccatttgggacacacaaagGTTAATTTCAGGAGTTACTTATTCAGAATTAATTCAGGATCAAACACTGTCCCACTCTTTAACTCATTGCACAGTTAGTCATTCATTTCTAACTTATAAATATTGTATTGCATAAACCACGCAGAGCGACTTAGGACTAAATTAGTATTTTTACATAAATAGAATGTCTCCCCTTGTACAGACTTGTTGCAGGTAACAAACCACTCAGTCTATTAAAGTTGGACCCAGAGCTGAATCTGCTGAAATAACATTGTTGGCAGCCAAGGCAGTATAGATGTTGACCTGTCTGTCTAGCATGGTTCCAGATCTCTTACCGCTGTGGTGCCGAACTGGCAAGaccgcacaaacagatctggaaccaagTTAGGCTAACATCCGTCTACAGAGAAATTAAATGGCAGCATCAGACTCTGCAACAGGATCAGCCAAATGGCTGCTGATAGTCTCTAAGCATCTATTGTCCTAAACACTCGTTTGTTGTGATCTTTTGAACAGCAGCTACATCTCTCTACATCATTCTCAGTTGTTCAATGTCAGTTGTTACAAACCATTGTTGTTGACACAATCTGATTGGCTGACCTTTCAAAGAGGTGCACTGACATTCTCCTCAATATATACCCTCCCCCTACGGCATGATGATGTCATATGCGGGGGACAGATCAAACATGATTATGACATATCACATCTCAGGGTAAAGTCACTGCACCCTCGTCTTTATTCCTATGATATCCTCACTAGAAGGAGTGTAAGGCAGGCTACTGAGCTGGTTAAAGCATTAACAGTCTGGTCTGTGCTTGCCTGGGAGGGAGACTAATTCCTCCAAATATTATGCAAGGATTATAGTGAGACTCTACAACTGAGAAGAACATTTTACGCTGCCATCCTTCTTCAAATAAAACCAttctagtcacacacacacacacacacacacacacacacacgcacacagtaaaTGCACACAGTAAATTCAATTAACACAATTGGGAAAATGAAAAAACAAGCTCAATATTATGAACCAGGGAATCAGATTGTGTTTGTCTCAGTCACAAGGGGTAGAAACAACCACAACCATGTTTTCCTTTAACATAATTATATCTGctaattatttgttatttcatgCCTATGATTGACAAGGTAAGCCTTCCGTGAGGTTGTTTAGAAAAAAATGTACACATTACATCACATTCACAATACATGCAATGCACATTGACCATGTCATACATattagattgactgactgattgactacCTTGATTTATTATTGCTTGATTACCCATTCCTCAAGGTGTACATCTGCAGTAACTCTGTAGAGGGCAGACAGCAGATCATGGAGCTGACCAGGCAGCTCAACTTCACCCCAGTGGACATgggagccctctcctcctccagagaGATTGAGAACATGCCCCTGCGCCTTTTCCCCGACTGGAAAGGCCCCGTGCTAGCCACTGTGGctctctccatcttcttcttCGCCTATTCCTTTGTCCGGGACATCATCCACCCGTATGTGAAGAGCAAGCAGAGTGATTTCTATAAGATCCCTATAGAGATGGTGAATAGGACTCTGCCCACAGTGGCCATAACACTACTCGCTCTAGTCTACCTGGCGGGCCAGCTAGCCGCGGTCCACCAGCTGTACTATAGGACTAAATACAGGAGGTTCCCTCACTGGCTGGAGGGCTGGCTACAGAGCAGGAAGCAGCTGGGGCTCCTGAGCTTCTTCCTGGGTTGTGTCCACGTTCTCTACAGCCTCTGTCTCCCCATGAGGAGGTCAGAGAGATACCTGCTCCTCAACATGGCCTACCAACAGGTGGgtgatggacagagggagggagggtgtgtgtgtgtcaaatcaattAACATTTTATTGGTCGTATACacatgaaatgcttgtgttcctagcaacaacagtgcagtaatatcgaacaataaactctaaaagtaaaataatataATTAAGAAATAtggaaatattaggacgagcaatgtctgaGTCCagagtataaatatatatactgggtgtatatatacagcaccagtcaaatgtttggacacacctactcattcaaagtttttttttttttttttttttttacaattttctaccttgtagaataatagtgaagccatcacaactatgaaataacacatatggaataatgtagtaaccaacaaagtctTAAacaaaatgcatttcaattaacaggtgtgcctcgttaaaagttaatttgtggaatttctttccttaatgcatttcagctaatca
This window harbors:
- the LOC115104595 gene encoding metalloreductase STEAP2 — protein: MDTISMLGSGCSSPAYTDTAHPTTPSLFLPNGVRKNGPRDPPPHGPLPKPVVAILGSGDFSKCLTIRLLRCGFHVVVGSRQPKRAAEFFPHVVDVTHHEDAVGKASVVFLAIRREHYSVLWDLKHLLAGKVLVDVSNNRRVNQYPESNAEYLASLLPDSTVVKGFNVISAWAMQSGPKDASRQVYICSNSVEGRQQIMELTRQLNFTPVDMGALSSSREIENMPLRLFPDWKGPVLATVALSIFFFAYSFVRDIIHPYVKSKQSDFYKIPIEMVNRTLPTVAITLLALVYLAGQLAAVHQLYYRTKYRRFPHWLEGWLQSRKQLGLLSFFLGCVHVLYSLCLPMRRSERYLLLNMAYQQVHANVENSWNEEEVWRVEMYLSFGIMSLGLLSLLAVTSIPSVNSALNWREFSFIQSTLGYIALLIATFHALLFGWKRAFEEEAYRFYLPPNFVVALALPVCVILGKVFLLIPCVGRRLHRIKRGAESSQLRQDPVGAAAHVSPERVTIM